In a genomic window of uncultured Flavobacterium sp.:
- a CDS encoding BrxA/BrxB family bacilliredoxin encodes MYPEEMVKPMQAELTAAGFQDLHSADAVENAIKAEGTTLVVVNSVCGCAARNARPGAKMSLEGAKKPDHLITVFAGVDKEAVDAARQHMFPFPPSSPSMALFKNGELVHMLERHHIEGRPAELIAENLQDAFNEFC; translated from the coding sequence ATGTATCCAGAAGAAATGGTAAAACCAATGCAAGCTGAATTGACAGCTGCAGGTTTTCAAGATTTACATAGTGCTGACGCTGTAGAGAATGCTATCAAAGCTGAAGGTACCACTCTAGTTGTTGTAAACTCTGTTTGTGGTTGTGCTGCAAGAAATGCACGTCCGGGAGCAAAAATGAGTTTAGAAGGAGCTAAAAAACCAGATCACTTAATTACTGTTTTTGCTGGTGTTGACAAAGAAGCTGTTGATGCTGCAAGACAACATATGTTTCCTTTTCCTCCATCTTCGCCATCTATGGCTTTATTCAAAAACGGAGAATTGGTTCATATGTTAGAACGTCACCACATCGAAGGTCGTCCAGCGGAATTAATCGCTGAGAACTTGCAAGATGCGTTTAATGAGTTTTGCTAA